The following is a genomic window from Dermacentor variabilis isolate Ectoservices chromosome 11, ASM5094787v1, whole genome shotgun sequence.
tcacccaatctgctcttttcttatcccttaacgttacacctatcattcttctttccatagctcgttgcgtcgtcctcaatttaagtagaacccttttcgtaagcctccaggtttctgctaaAGCGCTACACCAAAGTAGGAGATAAACGTATCAAAGCTGCATAGGAGCTCCAGGCTTGGTGTTACAATGAAGACGTCTTGCTCTCTTTCTCCCGTCCCTCTTCGTCTGCGGCGATTGCAGATCCGGGCCAACTCGATGGCGCTGTTCGTGGCCCTCTTCGCGCGCTACCCCGAATACCAGCGCATATTCCCGACCTTCGCCTCCGTGCCCCTGCACGAGCTGCCGCGCCACGAAGTGGTCAAGGCGCACGCGCTGGTCGTGTTCTACTTCTTCACCAACATCGTCGAGGCCATGGACGACGGCGACCTGATGGTGAGGAACTGGAAACGTATATGCGCTTCACGGCAAGCGCGCTGCCATTTACATTATCCTGCGGACTTGCACGTTCTCTCGATATATCGTAGAGGAATCGCCATACTTCTAAAACATGTTTACGAGGCAAGGCAatgtacacacacgcacaggtcATAATGCCGACGACGCGCATACATACATCAAATTTGCAGCTTTGACACAATCGTCGACACTCCGTCATAGCGCAAGTGGTCACACATCTCCCCAGACGGAGCTTGTCCGCAAGAACGTGCGCAACCACCTGCGGCGTCCCATGGGACCCCAGAACTTCGCCAACATGACCGAGCTGCTCGTGGAAGTCATGCAGGACAAGCTGCGATCGCGCATGACTCCCGGAGCGGTCAGGGCCTGGAAGACGCTGCTCGGCTTCTGCCAGAAGGTCACCGTCGAGGTACGATTCCCTGTTTGTTTACTCAGAAATAGGGGAGTGAGCCAAAGTTACGGGAAGCTATCGGTGCAGGCGTGCAAGAAAACGCCGAAGGCGTACAAAGAAGTTCGTGTTCTAACGatattagcattctttgggaacttcacgcGCACTGTCTTTCTCATGTCTATACCTGGGTCTCTAAACTGTT
Proteins encoded in this region:
- the LOC142564714 gene encoding globin-like; amino-acid sequence: MATSDNVESKGNGSSTSPFFLKWIFGDPQETHPDPVTGLSQRDRNYIVDTWTLIRRDIRANSMALFVALFARYPEYQRIFPTFASVPLHELPRHEVVKAHALVVFYFFTNIVEAMDDGDLMTELVRKNVRNHLRRPMGPQNFANMTELLVEVMQDKLRSRMTPGAVRAWKTLLGFCQKVTVEVYEEHKRAIEMGKPRGILSPPAQPPTDK